ACGAATTCCTCCAGAAATATCCAACAACTTCTCTCAGATTCCGAAAAATGCATTGGCGGTGGTCTCAGGTCAGCTTAACGTACATTTACTGGCACAAAAAATCATCGATTTTTATGCTGACAAGCACCCCGAAAAATGGCAAAAAATTCATGCAGTCAGTATCGGTCTATTATCGGGTTTAGATCCTGTGACGGAGCTCTCCAAAACTCTAGGACCAAACTTCCTGTTTTATTCCATTCCTCGGGATGAGCTTTCCTTTGACGCGATCGCCTTTGATGGGCTCGTTGCCTTAGAGCTTTCATCTCCAGACCAAGAAACAAATAAGGCCAGCAAGCCCCAATATCAAATCGCTCTGGAAAATGTAGTTCACTATCTGATGAACAGCATGATTACAGATCATAACGCAAAACTAAAAAATGATACTCCACCTTCCATTCTCAGAATTGAAAATCATGATCTCTACGAAATGCGGTGGATTGAAGGACTTGGACTTTATCAACCGGCATACGGAATAAATGGACAACAGATTGTCTTTGCCAGTTCTCCTGAACTCATCAAAGAGTTCTTCACATTAAAATCGGAGGAAAGCTTGGCGGCACTTCCGCTCTTCCAAACATGGAAAGAAACTTTTTTTCAAGAAGAAAATCAGCTTTGTTTTCTCAATATTACATCAATTAGAACATTCATCGATGAAAATTCTGACTTTCTCGCAAAACAGCTTGCCAAGGGACAGGGGGGAGACCTCCAGAAAGGTCAGCAAAAACTTTCCGGACTGAAAAGCATACTCGAATCGTTCGATGGCATCTTCTTCGCAGCCGGTCTCCAAAAATCGCAAGTTCGGGTTATCATCGGCTTAGGCTCACTTGATACCACAAATTAAGATTTCTCACTTCTGTACACAATTCTGAACATACCGAATGAAATTCCGCCTGATAATTGGAATAATCGGGATAACTACTCAATCGGCAATGTCGATTTTCTTTATCAGTGTTAATTATTTTAAACAAATCACCCAAACCCGATTCTGACGGGAATAATAGAGTAAGTTAGCTCCACATTCTTAACTTGGCCAGAAAAAATTTGGCTTCGTGGATCGTTTTTCCACAAATGGACTGTGATATTAAAATCAGATATTCAGGGATGATGATTGCAAACGAATGCTTTGCTATCTGTTTTATCTTGTTTTTTCGTAGTTCATCCGAATACAAATTGATTCAGGTACAACCAGCCCCCTCGAATAAGGTTTCACGTAAATATGGTAAAACAACTTACTGCCCCAAAAGAATTGGTCGTTGATCGTCGTCTCGTCAGTAGAAGAGCTTCGAAATCCAAAGAAGAAATCCATGAGAAGCATGAAGACGTTGATGTGGTAGATCGACGTAAAACAGAGCGAAGACGCCAGATTGATCCCACAACCTGCGAACGCGACTATAGTGACCAAGAAATCGACTTTATGAAAGCAATGGACGACTACAAAAGACGCAGTGGTCGTCAATTCCCAACCTGGAGTGAAGTTCTGGAAGTACTACACAGCATGGGCTATCGTAGAGTCGCAGAACCTACTGATATTTCACTCTAAAATTAGCAAAATTCCGATTCTAAGATATTCAGTGAGGCACGGTTTAACCGTGCCTCACTTTTTTTATTATGCCGGATCGCGCCCAATAATGACTAATGAGAGATCGTCATATTGCTCACTTTTACCAACAAATTTTTTGACAGCGTTTAAGATCTGGGTCCCCAACTCACTTGCCCCTGCCTTTGATTCACAAATGGCTGACTTCAACCGCTCGATTCCAAATTGCTCACGTTCCTCATTCATGGCTTCGGTAATACCATCAGTAAATAGAATCAATCGTTCTCCGGGCTTTAACTGATGCTGTAGAGTCTTATATTCATAATCTTCCATCACTCCCAAAGGAACACTCGGACTCTCTGCCGTCAACTCTCTTAAAGAGCCATTCGCATCAAACAGTAAAGGATCCAGGTGGCCGGCGTTGACAAAGGAAATTTCGTTCTGTGTAAGTTGAATCTGTCCTAGAATAAATGTGATAAACCGACCATCGTGTGCTGCTTCGTCGATATGATGATTAATCCGATGAACCGCATCAGTCACATCAGTCACAAACTCAACTGTGCTGCGCACAGCACTACATACCCGAGACATCACAAGCGAAGCCGGAACTCCCTTACCGGCAACGTCTCCCAGAGCAAACCAGATCAGATCATCATCGGTCTGAATAAAATCGTAATAATCACCTCCCACTGCACGGGCTGCTTCATAGGATACAAAAAAATCATAACCTGCGACTTCAGGAATTTTGGCTGGCAACAAACCCTTCTGTACACGAGCAGCAATTTCCATTTCATTATCATAACGTTGTTTTTCAACATGCGAGATCATTAAACGGGCACTCTCATACGAAAGTGCCGTCTGACCGGCAATGACCATTAAGAGTTCTAAATCATCGTCCGAAAACATCTGACCGGCAACTTGAGTATCCAGGTTAATAATACCGATCACAGTTCCATCGCGGCCTAACATCGGTGCACATAAAATTGAACGAATGGTTAAAGTAGAGAGAGACTCACTATGTTCAAATCGTTCATCATTGGCAGCGTCTGCGGAAAGTACACCCGTTTTATTATCGGTTACCGCCTTGAGGACTGTCCGACTCAACTGCAATGCTTCCTGGTCATCATCCCGCCGATGGCGAATCGCTTTGGGCATAAAACGCTGATTTTCGGGATCCCTTAATAAAATACATCCACGATCAGCAGCGGGAAAAATTCGAAATAGACCTTCCAGAACCTTCTCCGCCATGGAATCCAAATCAGAAGCAGAAGCGATTGTGCGACTGATTTCCAAAATCGCCTTTAATTTAATTTCGGGTTTAATCTGGTACTGATTGATGTCTCCGTTTGTATCTGTTGCTCTTAGAATTGTGGATTTATCAATGTCAGGCGGCCTGAAAGAAACCGTTTTCAGCGAAGGAATCAAACCATAAGAGGTAAGCAGACCTTCATGCTGACCGTTTTCAAAATCAGCATCCCCTGAAAATTCTAATAGAAAGGGACCTATTGAAATTTGATCGCCTGATTGCAGAATAACCGGGCCTTTAACAAGCACATCATTTACAAAAGTCCCATTGCCACTGCCTAGATCTTCCAAGAGATACTGCTGGTTCAGATCAACTGTAATACGCGCATGATGACGTGAAACCGTGTTTGACTTAAGACAAACTTCACAATCAGGATGTCGTCCTAATGTAACCCGTCCTCCCTTGATTTCCAATCTGGAAGAGTTGCCATTATTTTGCAAAAACAGACTGGCAGACATGCGATCGCCATCAGGTTGTAAGTAACGAAAACGTCATTATTCAGGAAACACGCCCGAATGTCATTATGGTAATATCGTCATTCTGAGGACGCCCATTAGCATGACGCCTGACATCTGCCAACAAAGCTTGTCCTAATTCAGCAGCATTTTTATCACGATTGGCTTTAATAAAGTCACGCATGCGGTCCAACGTATACAATTCACCTTCCGGATTCATCGCTTCATCAACACCATCGGTAAACAGGATCACAATCTCACCTGGTGCCAAATCACGTTCTACAACTTTGTAAGGAAATCCTTCCATTACACCAATTGGCACACCAATGCTCTCTTCTGGAAATTCATCGATTATCCCATCAGGTTTTAAAATCATGGGAGACATATGCCCTGCATTCACAAGAGAAAGTCGATGATTTCTGGTATCCAGTATGACAAGTACATACGTCACAAAACGTCCTTCGACTGCACTATCACACATATGGTCGTTAATCGCTTCGACCGCAGGACCGACTTCATGTACAAATCGCATCGTATTTTGTACACAGCTTGAGATACGAGCCATGATCATCGCCCCTGGAACCCCCTTTCCTGCAACATCTCCGAACGAAAGCCCAATCTTGTCATCAGGCAGCTCAAAAATGTCATAGTAGTCTCCCCCGACAGCCTGTGCAGAATGATATGAAGCAAAAAACTCGTAACCTTCCACAGTAGGAACGGAACTTGGAAGAAGTCCCTGTTGAACGCCGCGCGCTATGTTCATCTCATTGTCTTGTTTCTGTTTTTCCATGAAAGAAGACATCAGTCGCGCACTTTCATACGAAAGCGCTGCCTGACCGGCAACCGACATCAAAAGATCCAAATCTTCTTCCTGGAATTGTTTCAGTGGATTTTGAGTATCGATATTAATAATGCCAATCGGCTCTTCTGCAAGCCCCATCATGGGGACACACATCATGGAACGGATCGATAAATTTGAAATGGATTCACTGGCATCGAACTGAGAGTCGCTTGCCGCATCGGCCGATAAAATACCGGACTTTTCCTCAAGAACCTTATTGATAATAGTTCGGCTTAATTTGACAGTCGCGTCTTCCCCCTCACGACGATGTTTAAATGCTCTAGGAACCATTTCACCATTTGATTCCTCTTTAAGTAGAATGCAACCACGGTCTGCAGCGGGAAAAATATTGAACAATGTCGTTAGAATTTGGGGTAACAGCTTCTCCAGATCAACTGTTCCCGCAAGGCTACGACTGATTTCAATCATCGCTTTTAATTTGGCTTCTGGACGTACATCGAGTCCACCAAAACCTCCAGCTCCAGAAATAGCCCCCATTATGGTTGCCGCACCACTGTCCTCGTCAGTAGAAAATCCGATATCAAAACCAGAGTCAAGCACAGATCCGATCGATGACTGCTTTGATTCATTTACTTGATCAGTCTCGAATCGAAATAGAATCGGACCGACCTTCAAACGATCTTCATGCTCTAATTGGGTTCGACCTTCAATTTTTTTGCCGTTGACAAAGGTCCCGTTTCCACTTCCCAGGTCTTCGACGAAAAACTGATCTCCCTCCCCTATGACTTGTGCATGACGGCGAGAAACCATATTCGAATCGAGTTGGATCTGGCATTCTGGGTGCCTGCCTAGTACTGTTTGCTCTCCGGAAAGCGAATAAGACACTGCTTGACCGGCTTGCAGCATGACCAGGGTAGCCATATAGAAAACCCTTATTAGAATTTGTTTAAAGATATGATTAAAACTGGATATGAAAAATATTTTATAGTGCTCAAGTTCCAGATGCAATCGCTTCAGAAACTCGAATCGCCTACTTTAACAGCTGAAAATTGTTTCAACATTTCCCCGCAAAACCAGTTTACCGAGTTCAATAGCGCGCTGTTCAGACCAATTTCGGTTAATTACAAAGTCCGTGGCTAAAACATTTGCTAATACACGACGATACATGCGAAATTTAGGTAAAGCAAATTCCAATTTGTACATATCACTGTAATAACCAATCAGTTTTGTTTTCGGTACTGCTTCCAAACGACTTTTACAATCAAACGTAATAAATGCAGGCGTATTCGAATACCACCAATGACCATTGATGACAACATTTGGAAAGATCCAGCTATAACTAACCAGTTCCTGATTGCTGGTACTTGTTAACACAGAAACAGGGAATGTAACTTTCGGAAACGCGTTGAACAGCTCCTTATATTGTATCAGCGATGTGCGTTTGTCATATAAATCCTGTCCCTGGTAAACTCCTGCTTCATAAACCCGTCTATTGACCCCAATCATCAAATCAAATGGTAATCTATATACTCCGCAATATTCTGCCAGTGTCCAGAATACAAATTGACTAACCAGTTTAGACTCTTCAGAATTTAAGTCATCACCTGCAAAAAGTGAGCGCACGGTAGAGTCAACTTGATCGGCAGTTACTGAAACAGGAGAAAAATCTGGTGGTAACGAAATCGCACAAGCCCGCGCACCGTTTGAGGTGAAATGTTCAAATAATTCGCCAATGGCTTCTCGCAGCGTGCTAGCACACCCAACATCCACCTGAGTCGCTTTCCCAAGACGTTCCCGCGTTTCATTTTTTGTAAGGTGAAAGACAAGATCATCCGTTCTCAGACAAGGGATGTAAAGCTTGGTATCGAAACCTTCCAGAGGGTCGTCGAAATCATTTGTTAAAAAGACCCGTTCGAGACCACTCTGTTTTAAAACTTGTTGCTCCCAGTCTGGTTGTGCCATTTTCTCGGCAGCTGTGTCATAGAGATACTCCCAATTGGATTCTGTAATTGTCTCGTCTTGGAAATCAAAAAATTCGCTACAGATATCCATCAACCAGCTGAGTTGTATCGTATTATCCAGATCACCCAACTGAGTGACCAACCGCCCTACTTTTTCTTTGGGATCAATACCAGGCTCTTCGATTGATTCTTTGGCGAGTCCCGCAGAGTGTGCTAACTCCGTGTAGTAATGGTACCCCATTATATCTGCTAATGTTGTTGAAGCGGCAGAGTGGGGATTGATATGTGTATGAGGGTCAATCAGAACGAGACTCTCTAATTCATCAAAAATACGTTTATTTAACTGTTCAGACATAATGAGATGGTTCCTGCTAATTTCAGACAATAATCAAGTATTCAGCGAATATAATCAGTCAGCCGTAACAGTGCAATCAGGTGGTGAATTCCCATAAATTTCAGTAACCAAAATGCATAAAAAAGCGACTCTGCGTCAAATGCCACAGAGTCGCTAAATATTGCTTGATTAACTAAATGTATGAAAGAATTATTTTCCCACTTTGGCCTGTTGATTTTGTGAAGGAACTGGGGGTGGATTAAAGCTGTTACGTAGCTTACCTGTTTTTGCATCCCAGACTCTTAAAACCCCATCTTCTCCTCCAGCAATCACGGTCGCTTCATCTCGACTGGCAGCAACACTATAAACATAATCTGTTGAACCACCCAAGTTACGATAATTGGAGCCGTTGGTAGTCAAATGCAGACGAACAGTTTTGTCGCCTCCCCCACTGACAACATTAGCGCCCAGCCCAATGAAGGAAATGGATGTTACCTGCTTAGAATAACCTTTAATAGTACGTTTTTGTTCGCCAGTTTCGATATTCCAGACTTTGATCACATTATCTGCACCTGAACTGACAATCGTCGATTCATCTGCTTTCCAGGCTACATCTAGAACATGGTGTGTATGGCCTTCAAATGACTTAACAAACTTACCTGTTGCGACATCGAAGATTTTAACAAATTTGTCAGCCGCACCACTCAGCAATGATTTTCCTGTAGGAGAAAAACGTATTCCCAAAACGGTATCACTATGAGCGTTTTCAAATGTTCGTACAACTTTTCCAGTAGCCACATCCCACAAGATGATTTCTCCACTCCGAGAAGGGTCTCCCCCACCTACAGCAAGTAGCTTTCCATCTGGACTGAAACTCAAACAAAGTGCCCGATTGGAAATCGGTGAGTTCCCAACTTTGGTTGGATCTTTAGGGTCGGTCCCTAATTGAGCCATCAGAGACCATACAGGTTGGATACTTTGAACTAATACTGTTTTATCAGTACTACCTGAAACGACTGTCGTTTTTGATGTATACGCTACGGCAGATACTGCAGCGGTATGGCCAGACAGTGTGTCCAGTTCCTTACCAGTGGTGACATCCCAGATGCGTACTTTCTGGCTGTCATCACCAGTCACGATTTGCTTACCATCTTCTGAAAAGGCGACTGACTTTATTGGATATAAAACGGTCGCTTGCTTTTTTACTTCTGCTAATGCAGCATCCATTTGTTTGGCCGTTGCATCCAAAGCAGTTTTCTCTTTGGTACGCTCTGCAAATTGGCCTTTGATTTTTGTCAACGTTGTACCAGCAACCTTCACGGACCGCTCAGCAGACGTAATCTTTTTTGCGGCAGCTGCGGCAGCATCAGCCAGTTTTTTTGCTTCCGCTTCCGTATCTGTAACCTTCTTATCGACGGCTTTGGTATTTGGCTTACTGGCAGCAAGCTTAGTCGCAGCCGTCACAGCAGCAATTGCTTTTGTGACTGCTTGTTTTGCAGAATTAACAGCCTTTGCCGCCTGCTTTTCGTCATTTGTTTTTTTCAGTTTGGCTGCTGCTAATTTTTTCTGAGTGGCATCAAATGTCGCCTTAGCTTTTGCGACAGCGTCTTTTTTCTTTTGTACGGCAGCTTTATCAGCAGGATCAGGCTTGACCGCATTAGCAACATCCAATGCTTTTTTAGCAACAGCGACTTCTTTTTCTACAGTGGTTATAGCAGTCTGATTTGCCTGGTTCACCTGCTTTAGTTTTGCATCAGCATCTGCTACTGCTTTATCGGCCGCCACTTTTTGTGCATTTGCTGCTTTGACAGCATCTTCGCCTTTCTTCTTATGATCTGCTAACAGTTTTAACTGTTCATCCTTAGCTGCTTTCACTTTAGGGGCATAATCCGTAACCTTCTTCTGTGCTTCTGGTAACGCCTTTTTCGCTGCCGCTAATTCTTCATTTCGTTTTTTCAATTCCGCTTCACGGTCTTTCACATTCTTGTCAGCGGCTTTCACTGCTGCATCACCCAAAGCAACCTTTTGCTTCGCGACTGTCTGAGCTTCTGTTGCTAGAATCATTTGACGCTCTTTACTCAAATCACCTCGGAACTCTTTGAGCATTTTACCGTTACTTAACTGCCAGATTTTCCCGGTTCCATTTACAGAAACCGATACTAAATTCTTAGCATCCGGGCTGACATCAAGATCACTCACGGGAGCTCCATGATTAATCGATCTGATTTGCTTTTTGCCTTTCAAATCCCAAATACGAACGGTGTTATCTTCACTACCTGAAACCAATTGTACGCCGGCTGGCATGACTAGCTTTAATGAAGTGACTGGTTTA
The Gimesia aquarii DNA segment above includes these coding regions:
- a CDS encoding SpoIIE family protein phosphatase; this translates as MSASLFLQNNGNSSRLEIKGGRVTLGRHPDCEVCLKSNTVSRHHARITVDLNQQYLLEDLGSGNGTFVNDVLVKGPVILQSGDQISIGPFLLEFSGDADFENGQHEGLLTSYGLIPSLKTVSFRPPDIDKSTILRATDTNGDINQYQIKPEIKLKAILEISRTIASASDLDSMAEKVLEGLFRIFPAADRGCILLRDPENQRFMPKAIRHRRDDDQEALQLSRTVLKAVTDNKTGVLSADAANDERFEHSESLSTLTIRSILCAPMLGRDGTVIGIINLDTQVAGQMFSDDDLELLMVIAGQTALSYESARLMISHVEKQRYDNEMEIAARVQKGLLPAKIPEVAGYDFFVSYEAARAVGGDYYDFIQTDDDLIWFALGDVAGKGVPASLVMSRVCSAVRSTVEFVTDVTDAVHRINHHIDEAAHDGRFITFILGQIQLTQNEISFVNAGHLDPLLFDANGSLRELTAESPSVPLGVMEDYEYKTLQHQLKPGERLILFTDGITEAMNEEREQFGIERLKSAICESKAGASELGTQILNAVKKFVGKSEQYDDLSLVIIGRDPA
- a CDS encoding SpoIIE family protein phosphatase; this translates as MATLVMLQAGQAVSYSLSGEQTVLGRHPECQIQLDSNMVSRRHAQVIGEGDQFFVEDLGSGNGTFVNGKKIEGRTQLEHEDRLKVGPILFRFETDQVNESKQSSIGSVLDSGFDIGFSTDEDSGAATIMGAISGAGGFGGLDVRPEAKLKAMIEISRSLAGTVDLEKLLPQILTTLFNIFPAADRGCILLKEESNGEMVPRAFKHRREGEDATVKLSRTIINKVLEEKSGILSADAASDSQFDASESISNLSIRSMMCVPMMGLAEEPIGIINIDTQNPLKQFQEEDLDLLMSVAGQAALSYESARLMSSFMEKQKQDNEMNIARGVQQGLLPSSVPTVEGYEFFASYHSAQAVGGDYYDIFELPDDKIGLSFGDVAGKGVPGAMIMARISSCVQNTMRFVHEVGPAVEAINDHMCDSAVEGRFVTYVLVILDTRNHRLSLVNAGHMSPMILKPDGIIDEFPEESIGVPIGVMEGFPYKVVERDLAPGEIVILFTDGVDEAMNPEGELYTLDRMRDFIKANRDKNAAELGQALLADVRRHANGRPQNDDITIMTFGRVS
- a CDS encoding glucuronate isomerase, translated to MSEQLNKRIFDELESLVLIDPHTHINPHSAASTTLADIMGYHYYTELAHSAGLAKESIEEPGIDPKEKVGRLVTQLGDLDNTIQLSWLMDICSEFFDFQDETITESNWEYLYDTAAEKMAQPDWEQQVLKQSGLERVFLTNDFDDPLEGFDTKLYIPCLRTDDLVFHLTKNETRERLGKATQVDVGCASTLREAIGELFEHFTSNGARACAISLPPDFSPVSVTADQVDSTVRSLFAGDDLNSEESKLVSQFVFWTLAEYCGVYRLPFDLMIGVNRRVYEAGVYQGQDLYDKRTSLIQYKELFNAFPKVTFPVSVLTSTSNQELVSYSWIFPNVVINGHWWYSNTPAFITFDCKSRLEAVPKTKLIGYYSDMYKLEFALPKFRMYRRVLANVLATDFVINRNWSEQRAIELGKLVLRGNVETIFSC
- a CDS encoding c-type cytochrome domain-containing protein yields the protein MWNRFTNLCVMLAIVLVVGRFSVAEEKPIQPAKVELGRPVSFEKDVFPILDANCIACHNVAKKEGALVLENVKDLLKGGDSGASVVPGKPDESYLYQVASRTEESFMPPLPNKVGAKALTPQQVGILRQWILEGAKSSGKSTDAGIVWQSLPPGLNSIYSTALSPWARYAAVGRANRIAIYDLATGIEAANLNDPALVKLKKGSKPFYPQGAAHRDFVHSLAFNSDGNMLASGGYRVVKLWKKSLGAVVKKMDLPAAITGLALNADRSVLAVATADNSASLWKLPEGQKLVELKGHGGEIKGLAFTPDRTKIVTSSADQSLRVWNAADGKQISTMKTPAIINTLTVSKDGIQVIAGGVNNIIYVWSLVIPVPKAGEKAPEIPAALFELKGHAKPVTSLKLVMPAGVQLVSGSEDNTVRIWDLKGKKQIRSINHGAPVSDLDVSPDAKNLVSVSVNGTGKIWQLSNGKMLKEFRGDLSKERQMILATEAQTVAKQKVALGDAAVKAADKNVKDREAELKKRNEELAAAKKALPEAQKKVTDYAPKVKAAKDEQLKLLADHKKKGEDAVKAANAQKVAADKAVADADAKLKQVNQANQTAITTVEKEVAVAKKALDVANAVKPDPADKAAVQKKKDAVAKAKATFDATQKKLAAAKLKKTNDEKQAAKAVNSAKQAVTKAIAAVTAATKLAASKPNTKAVDKKVTDTEAEAKKLADAAAAAAKKITSAERSVKVAGTTLTKIKGQFAERTKEKTALDATAKQMDAALAEVKKQATVLYPIKSVAFSEDGKQIVTGDDSQKVRIWDVTTGKELDTLSGHTAAVSAVAYTSKTTVVSGSTDKTVLVQSIQPVWSLMAQLGTDPKDPTKVGNSPISNRALCLSFSPDGKLLAVGGGDPSRSGEIILWDVATGKVVRTFENAHSDTVLGIRFSPTGKSLLSGAADKFVKIFDVATGKFVKSFEGHTHHVLDVAWKADESTIVSSGADNVIKVWNIETGEQKRTIKGYSKQVTSISFIGLGANVVSGGGDKTVRLHLTTNGSNYRNLGGSTDYVYSVAASRDEATVIAGGEDGVLRVWDAKTGKLRNSFNPPPVPSQNQQAKVGK